The following are encoded in a window of Pseudomonas graminis genomic DNA:
- the glcE gene encoding glycolate oxidase subunit GlcE, translating to MDAQRQPPFVAQERDASDALLEQVNQAIQSALPLRIQGANSKAFLGREVAGEVLDTRLHCGIVTYDPTELVITARAGTPLSVLNAALEDAGQMLPCEPPSYSDGGAGDGTVGGMVAAGLSGPRRPWSGSVRDFVLGTRVITGLGKHLRFGGEVMKNVAGYDLSRLMAGSFGCLGLITEVSLKVLPKPRLCTSIALEMDSSTALARLAQWGQQPLPISAASHDGRVLRLRLEGGEGSVAAAHDLLGGESIDPAYWRELNEHRLDFFTDGRPLWRLSLPVSTAELDLPGEQLIDWAGAQRWLKSDASGSEIRRIVSAAGGHATCYSHGLDDSPFQPLATPLLRYHRQLKAQLDPHGIFNPGRMYAEI from the coding sequence ATGGATGCCCAACGTCAGCCGCCCTTCGTGGCCCAAGAGCGCGATGCCAGCGATGCGCTGCTGGAGCAGGTTAATCAGGCGATTCAATCCGCCCTGCCGCTGCGCATTCAAGGTGCCAACAGCAAGGCATTTCTGGGTCGCGAGGTGGCAGGTGAAGTGCTCGACACCCGCCTCCACTGCGGCATCGTCACTTACGACCCGACCGAACTGGTGATCACCGCCCGCGCCGGCACGCCGTTGTCGGTGCTGAACGCCGCGCTGGAAGACGCCGGTCAGATGCTGCCCTGCGAGCCACCTAGCTACAGCGATGGCGGCGCAGGTGATGGAACCGTCGGCGGCATGGTCGCCGCAGGCTTGTCCGGGCCGCGCCGGCCTTGGTCGGGCTCGGTGCGGGACTTTGTGCTGGGCACGCGGGTGATTACCGGTCTGGGCAAGCATCTGCGCTTCGGCGGCGAGGTGATGAAGAACGTCGCCGGTTACGACCTGTCGCGCCTGATGGCCGGCAGTTTCGGTTGCCTGGGACTGATCACCGAAGTCTCGTTGAAAGTCCTGCCCAAACCGAGGCTGTGCACCAGCATCGCACTGGAGATGGACAGCAGCACCGCCCTTGCCCGCCTCGCGCAGTGGGGTCAGCAACCGCTGCCGATCAGCGCCGCCAGCCACGACGGCCGCGTGCTGCGCTTGCGCCTTGAAGGCGGTGAAGGTTCAGTTGCGGCGGCCCATGACCTCCTGGGCGGCGAATCCATCGACCCGGCGTACTGGCGCGAATTGAACGAACACCGTCTGGATTTCTTCACCGATGGCCGTCCGTTGTGGCGCCTGTCATTGCCTGTCAGCACTGCTGAGCTGGACCTGCCGGGGGAGCAATTGATCGACTGGGCCGGTGCGCAACGCTGGCTCAAATCCGACGCCAGCGGCAGCGAGATTCGTCGCATCGTCAGCGCCGCAGGCGGGCACGCCACCTGCTACAGCCACGGCCTCGACGACAGCCCGTTTCAGCCGTTGGCCACGCCGTTGCTGCGCTACCACCGCCAGCTCAAGGCACAACTCGATCCGCACGGAATTTTCAATCCGGGCCGAATGTACGCGGAGATCTGA
- the glcD gene encoding glycolate oxidase subunit GlcD: MNILYDERVDGVLPAIDKQQLLQALQTRLPDLDILHREEELRPYECDGLSAYRTTPMLVVLPQRIEQVQTLLKVCHERGVPVVARGAGTGLSGGALPLEKGVLLVMARFNKILHIDPAGRYARVQPGVRNLAISQAAAPYDLYYAPDPSSQIACSIGGNVAENAGGVHCLKYGLTVHNLLKVDILTVEGEHMVLGSDALDSPGFDLLALFTGSEGMLGVITEVTVKLLPKPQVARVLLAAFDSVEKAGRAVGDIIAAGIIPGGLEMMDNLAIRAAEDFIHAGYPVDAEAILLCELDGVEADVHADCDRVRAVLENAGATEIRQAKDEAERVRFWAGRKNAFPAVGRLSPDYYCMDGTIPRRELPGVLKGISALSEEYGLRVANVFHAGDGNMHPLILFDANQPGELDRAEALGGKILELCVKVGGSITGEHGVGREKINQMCAQFNSDELTLFHAVKAAFDPAGTLNPGKNIPTLHRCAEFGAMHVHMGKLPFPELERF; the protein is encoded by the coding sequence ATGAATATCCTGTACGACGAACGGGTCGACGGCGTTCTGCCGGCCATCGACAAACAACAGCTGCTCCAAGCGCTGCAAACCCGCCTGCCCGATCTGGACATCCTCCATCGGGAGGAAGAATTGCGCCCCTACGAATGCGACGGCCTCTCCGCCTACCGAACGACGCCGATGCTGGTGGTGCTGCCCCAGCGCATCGAGCAGGTGCAGACGCTGCTGAAGGTCTGCCACGAGCGCGGCGTGCCGGTGGTGGCCCGTGGTGCCGGGACCGGACTGTCCGGCGGCGCACTGCCGCTGGAAAAAGGCGTGCTGCTGGTAATGGCGCGCTTCAACAAAATCCTGCACATCGACCCCGCCGGGCGTTACGCCCGCGTGCAACCCGGTGTGCGCAACCTGGCCATTTCCCAGGCCGCAGCGCCTTACGACCTTTATTACGCGCCGGACCCCTCCTCGCAAATTGCCTGTTCCATCGGCGGCAACGTCGCGGAGAACGCTGGCGGCGTGCATTGCCTGAAATACGGCCTGACCGTGCACAACTTGCTCAAGGTCGACATCCTCACGGTCGAGGGCGAGCACATGGTGCTGGGCTCCGACGCACTGGACTCGCCAGGCTTTGATCTGCTCGCACTGTTTACCGGCTCCGAAGGCATGCTCGGCGTGATCACCGAGGTCACCGTCAAACTGTTGCCCAAGCCGCAAGTCGCACGGGTGTTGCTGGCCGCCTTCGACTCGGTGGAAAAAGCCGGGCGCGCGGTCGGTGACATCATTGCCGCGGGCATCATCCCCGGCGGCCTGGAAATGATGGACAACCTCGCCATTCGCGCCGCCGAAGACTTCATTCACGCCGGCTATCCGGTGGACGCCGAAGCCATCCTGTTGTGCGAACTCGATGGCGTGGAAGCTGACGTACACGCCGATTGCGACCGGGTCCGCGCCGTGCTGGAAAACGCCGGGGCGACCGAAATCCGTCAGGCCAAGGACGAAGCCGAACGCGTGCGCTTCTGGGCCGGGCGCAAGAACGCTTTCCCGGCAGTCGGTCGGCTCTCGCCGGATTATTACTGCATGGACGGCACCATTCCGCGTCGGGAACTGCCGGGCGTGTTGAAGGGCATTTCCGCGCTGTCGGAAGAATACGGACTGCGGGTCGCCAACGTTTTCCACGCCGGCGACGGCAACATGCACCCGCTGATCCTCTTCGATGCCAATCAACCCGGTGAACTGGACCGCGCCGAAGCGTTGGGCGGGAAGATTCTGGAGCTGTGCGTGAAAGTCGGCGGCAGCATCACCGGCGAGCACGGCGTGGGCCGCGAAAAGATCAACCAGATGTGTGCGCAATTCAACAGTGACGAGCTGACGTTGTTCCATGCGGTAAAAGCCGCTTTTGACCCGGCCGGCACCCTCAATCCCGGCAAGAACATCCCGACCCTACACCGCTGCGCCGAATTCGGTGCCATGCACGTGCACATGGGCAAGCTGCCCTTCCCTGAACTGGAGCGTTTCTGA
- the glcC gene encoding transcriptional regulator GlcC, with translation METTQTQRPQQVADVVSERIERLIVDGVLKVGQLLPSERRLTEKLGVSRTALREGLQLLRARGIIETRHGKGSFVAQMGGLGLTAASPLMHLFASQPRTLYDLFEVRSLLEGESARLAALRGTDADFVLITRAYNALVAGHDHPMPASEHARLDHAFHLAICEASHNPVLVQTLRSLTDLLLNTVFASVNNLYHREAQKRQIDRHHARLYNAVTGRLPEQARKAAVAHIQNICDNLREIESEEQRLVRATLRLEGWA, from the coding sequence ATGGAAACTACCCAAACCCAGCGCCCGCAGCAGGTCGCCGATGTCGTCAGCGAGCGCATTGAGCGACTGATTGTCGACGGGGTGCTCAAGGTCGGTCAGCTGTTGCCTTCCGAGCGGCGACTGACCGAAAAACTCGGGGTGTCGCGCACCGCCCTGCGCGAGGGTCTGCAGTTGCTGCGCGCCCGGGGCATCATCGAAACCCGTCATGGCAAGGGTTCGTTTGTCGCGCAGATGGGCGGGCTCGGGCTGACCGCTGCCTCGCCGCTGATGCATTTGTTCGCCTCTCAGCCGCGCACGCTTTACGACCTGTTCGAGGTGCGCAGCCTGCTGGAGGGGGAGTCCGCGCGGCTGGCAGCGTTGCGTGGCACCGACGCGGATTTTGTGCTGATCACCCGGGCCTACAACGCGTTGGTGGCCGGCCATGACCACCCGATGCCGGCGTCCGAACACGCCCGTCTCGACCATGCGTTTCATCTGGCCATCTGTGAAGCGTCCCACAACCCGGTGCTGGTGCAGACCCTGCGTTCGTTGACGGATCTACTGCTCAACACGGTGTTCGCTTCGGTCAACAACCTCTATCACCGTGAAGCCCAGAAGCGACAGATCGACCGTCATCATGCCCGGCTGTACAACGCGGTCACCGGGCGCTTGCCCGAGCAGGCGCGCAAGGCGGCTGTGGCGCACATCCAGAACATCTGCGACAACCTGCGGGAGATCGAAAGCGAGGAGCAACGGCTGGTGCGCGCCACTCTGCGGCTGGAGGGCTGGGCTTGA
- the maiA gene encoding maleylacetoacetate isomerase, with product MDLFTYYRSTSSYRVRIALALKGLAFDALPVNLIRDGGEHHRPDYLAINPQGRVPALRVDGGEAIIQSMAIIEYLEELSPEFPLLPEGLLARAGHRQVAALIGCDIHPLHNVAVLNRLRGMGHDEGDVTAWIGHWIGEGFAAVEALIGDAEFCFGAVGLADVYVLPQVYAARRFNVDMTPYPRICRVEALAMQHPAFQAAHPDAQSDKPE from the coding sequence GTGGATCTTTTCACCTACTACCGATCGACTTCGAGCTACCGGGTGCGCATTGCCCTGGCGCTGAAAGGTCTCGCGTTCGACGCACTGCCGGTCAACCTGATTCGCGACGGCGGTGAACACCACCGGCCCGACTACCTGGCGATAAACCCCCAGGGCCGCGTTCCCGCTCTGAGGGTGGACGGCGGCGAGGCGATCATCCAGTCCATGGCGATCATCGAATACCTCGAAGAATTATCCCCCGAATTCCCATTGCTCCCCGAAGGGCTGCTCGCCCGGGCGGGCCATCGGCAGGTTGCCGCCCTGATCGGCTGCGACATTCATCCGTTGCACAACGTCGCGGTGCTGAATCGCCTGCGCGGCATGGGTCACGACGAAGGCGATGTGACGGCGTGGATCGGCCACTGGATCGGCGAAGGCTTCGCCGCAGTGGAGGCCCTGATTGGCGACGCTGAGTTTTGTTTTGGCGCGGTCGGCCTCGCCGATGTGTATGTGCTGCCTCAGGTGTATGCGGCGCGACGCTTCAACGTGGACATGACCCCGTATCCACGCATTTGCCGGGTCGAAGCGCTGGCGATGCAGCATCCGGCGTTTCAGGCCGCCCATCCCGATGCGCAATCGGACAAGCCGGAGTAA
- the hppD gene encoding 4-hydroxyphenylpyruvate dioxygenase, translating to MTDLYENPMGLMGFEFIEFASPTPNVLEPVFQIMGFTKVAQHRSKNVSLYRQGAINIILNNEPNSEASYFAAEHGPSVCGMAFRVKDSQLAYKRALELGAQPVEIGTGPMELRLPAIKGIGGAPLYLIDRFGEGTSIYDIDFVYLEGVDRHPKGAGLQFIDHLTHNVYRGRMAYWANFYEKLFNFRELRYFDIKGEYTGLASKAMTAPDGMIRIPLNEESSKGAGQIEEFLMKFNGEGIQHVAFFTENLIDTWDRLKALGMRFMTPPPDTYYEMLEGRLPNHGEPEHELKARGILLDGNSDGASKRLLLQIFSETLMGPVFFEFIQRKGDDGFGEGNFKALFESIERDQVRRGVLAVD from the coding sequence GTGACTGATCTCTACGAAAATCCAATGGGCCTGATGGGCTTCGAGTTCATCGAATTCGCCTCGCCGACCCCGAACGTGCTGGAGCCTGTGTTCCAGATCATGGGCTTCACCAAAGTCGCCCAACACCGTTCCAAGAACGTGTCGCTGTACCGCCAGGGCGCGATTAACATCATCCTCAACAACGAGCCCAATAGCGAAGCGTCCTACTTCGCGGCGGAGCATGGTCCTTCCGTGTGCGGCATGGCATTTCGGGTCAAGGACTCGCAACTGGCCTACAAGCGCGCGCTGGAACTCGGCGCGCAGCCTGTCGAGATCGGCACCGGGCCCATGGAATTGCGTTTGCCGGCGATCAAGGGGATTGGCGGCGCCCCCTTGTACCTGATCGACCGTTTCGGCGAAGGCACCTCGATCTACGACATCGATTTCGTGTACCTCGAAGGCGTCGACCGTCACCCCAAGGGCGCCGGCCTGCAATTCATCGACCACCTGACCCACAACGTCTATCGCGGGCGGATGGCCTATTGGGCGAACTTCTACGAGAAGCTGTTCAATTTCCGTGAGCTGCGCTACTTCGACATCAAGGGCGAGTACACCGGCCTGGCCTCGAAAGCGATGACAGCGCCGGACGGCATGATCCGCATCCCGCTGAACGAGGAATCGTCCAAAGGCGCCGGGCAGATCGAGGAGTTTCTGATGAAGTTCAACGGCGAGGGCATTCAGCACGTCGCGTTCTTCACCGAAAACCTGATCGACACCTGGGATCGGCTCAAGGCGCTGGGCATGCGTTTCATGACCCCGCCGCCGGACACCTATTACGAAATGCTCGAAGGCCGTCTGCCCAACCACGGCGAACCGGAGCACGAGCTGAAAGCGCGGGGGATTCTGCTGGACGGCAATTCAGACGGCGCAAGCAAGCGACTGCTGCTGCAGATATTCTCGGAAACCCTGATGGGGCCGGTGTTCTTCGAATTCATCCAGCGCAAGGGTGACGACGGCTTCGGCGAGGGCAATTTCAAGGCGCTGTTCGAGTCGATCGAGCGGGATCAAGTGCGCCGGGGCGTGTTGGCGGTGGATTGA
- a CDS encoding IclR family transcriptional regulator produces the protein MTDDSTPAAAPRQQKVQSAEVGVGILKALAELAPATSLSKLAEYVDMPASKVHRYLQALVDSGFAEQDPANNHYRLGRSALQVGLAALSQLDVLKTSAPALIALRDELNETCFLAVWGNKGPTVVYVEQALGAVTLVTQIGSVLPLLSSSTGLVFETFLSATETAGLREAESASLDEAQLQEIDRHLQEILSTGVHQIHGMLMAGVNAVSSPVFAMGNKLVGVVTVVGSASVFTDQRQALAAQKLLQMAQAISARMGGEMPPLASTRDHE, from the coding sequence ATGACCGACGATTCCACCCCCGCCGCCGCGCCACGCCAGCAGAAAGTCCAGTCGGCTGAGGTCGGCGTCGGCATCCTCAAGGCGCTGGCCGAACTGGCCCCCGCCACGTCGCTGTCGAAACTTGCCGAGTACGTCGACATGCCGGCCAGCAAGGTGCATCGCTACCTCCAAGCGCTGGTGGACAGCGGCTTTGCCGAGCAGGACCCGGCCAACAATCATTACCGACTGGGTCGTTCGGCGTTACAGGTCGGCCTGGCCGCACTGAGCCAACTGGATGTACTGAAAACGTCTGCGCCAGCCCTGATCGCACTGCGCGATGAACTCAACGAAACCTGCTTTCTGGCCGTGTGGGGCAACAAAGGCCCGACGGTGGTGTACGTCGAGCAGGCGCTGGGGGCGGTCACCCTGGTCACACAGATCGGTTCGGTGCTGCCACTGCTCAGTTCGTCCACCGGGCTGGTGTTCGAGACCTTCTTGTCTGCGACTGAAACCGCCGGGTTGAGGGAGGCGGAATCGGCATCGTTGGACGAGGCGCAGTTGCAGGAGATTGATCGGCACCTCCAAGAGATCCTCAGCACCGGGGTGCATCAGATTCATGGGATGTTGATGGCCGGGGTCAACGCAGTGTCGTCGCCGGTGTTTGCCATGGGCAACAAGCTGGTGGGTGTGGTGACGGTGGTGGGTTCGGCATCGGTGTTTACCGATCAGCGTCAGGCCCTCGCTGCACAGAAACTGCTGCAGATGGCTCAGGCAATCAGCGCGCGGATGGGTGGGGAAATGCCGCCGCTGGCGTCAACTCGCGATCATGAATAA
- the hmgA gene encoding homogentisate 1,2-dioxygenase, producing the protein MSTAPRSDSMRYQCGFGNQFSSEAMPGGLPRGQNSPQRHPLGLYAEQFSGTAFTVPRAEARRTWLYRIQPSAAHPRFQRLERQITGQQQGPVTPNRLRWNAFDIPAEPTDFIDGLHALASTSSAEQAEGVSIYVYTANLSMQRAFFSADGEWLIVPQQGRLRIITELGLLELKPQEIAVLPRGLKFSVELLDGAARGYLCENHGCALRLPDLGPIGSNGLANPRDFQVPHAYFEDSVQPTVLVQKFLGELWATTLGHSPFDVVAWHGNNVPYKYDLRLFNTLGTVSYDHPDPSIFTVLTSPGVVDGQANVDFVIFPPRWMVAENTFRPPWFHRNLMNEFMGLIDGAYDAKAAGFMPGGASLHNCMSAHGPDNASAEKAMAAELKPHKIEQTMAFMFETGKVLRPSYHALESPQLQSDYDVCWDGIARTFKPFDTDSQR; encoded by the coding sequence ATGTCGACAGCACCCCGGTCCGACTCCATGCGCTACCAGTGCGGCTTCGGCAATCAATTCAGCAGCGAGGCGATGCCGGGCGGATTGCCCCGCGGGCAGAACTCGCCCCAGCGTCACCCGCTGGGCCTGTATGCCGAGCAATTCTCCGGGACCGCATTCACCGTCCCTCGCGCCGAAGCCCGGCGCACCTGGCTCTACCGTATTCAACCGTCTGCCGCGCACCCTCGTTTTCAGCGACTTGAGCGGCAGATTACCGGTCAACAGCAAGGCCCCGTCACCCCCAATCGCCTGCGCTGGAATGCGTTCGACATCCCCGCCGAACCCACCGATTTCATCGACGGCCTGCACGCGCTGGCCAGCACCTCGTCTGCCGAGCAGGCCGAGGGCGTGAGCATCTACGTCTACACCGCCAACCTTTCTATGCAGCGCGCGTTCTTCAGCGCTGACGGCGAATGGCTGATCGTCCCCCAGCAGGGTCGCCTGCGCATCATCACCGAATTGGGCCTGCTAGAGCTTAAGCCGCAAGAAATCGCCGTGCTGCCAAGGGGGCTGAAATTCAGCGTCGAGTTGCTCGACGGCGCCGCGCGAGGTTATCTCTGCGAGAACCACGGCTGCGCCCTGCGTCTGCCTGACCTGGGTCCGATCGGCAGCAATGGCCTGGCCAATCCCCGGGATTTCCAGGTGCCCCACGCCTATTTTGAAGACAGCGTGCAGCCCACCGTGCTGGTGCAGAAATTCCTCGGCGAACTGTGGGCGACCACGCTGGGTCATTCCCCCTTCGACGTCGTCGCGTGGCACGGTAACAACGTCCCGTACAAATACGACCTGCGCCTTTTCAACACCTTGGGCACGGTGAGTTACGACCATCCCGATCCGTCGATCTTCACCGTACTGACCTCGCCGGGCGTTGTCGACGGTCAGGCCAACGTCGATTTCGTGATCTTCCCACCGCGCTGGATGGTGGCGGAAAACACCTTCCGGCCGCCGTGGTTTCACCGCAACCTGATGAACGAATTCATGGGCCTGATCGATGGCGCCTACGACGCCAAGGCCGCAGGTTTCATGCCCGGCGGCGCATCACTGCACAACTGCATGAGCGCCCACGGCCCGGACAACGCCAGCGCCGAGAAGGCCATGGCCGCCGAGCTCAAGCCGCACAAGATCGAACAGACCATGGCGTTCATGTTCGAGACCGGCAAGGTCCTGCGCCCCAGCTACCACGCGCTGGAAAGCCCACAGCTGCAAAGCGATTACGATGTCTGTTGGGATGGCATCGCCAGAACGTTCAAGCCTTTCGACACGGACAGCCAACGATGA
- the fahA gene encoding fumarylacetoacetase, whose product MSTSQHLRSWVASANDHPDFPLQNLPLGVFSRPGFGKRGGVAIGDFILDLQTALEASLFNGAARVAVEAASQGQLNDFFALGGSSRQALRHELLHLLEEKSLQRERLQAMGERLLVPMADCKMHMPAQVGDYTDFYVGIHHAMNVGKLFRPDNPLLPNYKYVPIAYHGRASTLGVSGMPVKRPSGQTLKPGAEAPDFGPSKRLDYELEVGVWIGQGNEAGEPVPIGRAGEHIAGFCLLNDWSARDLQAWEYQPLGPFLSKSFATSISPWVVTAEALAPFSAAQPARPEGDPPPMAYLFDEQDQAGGALDIELEVLLLTARMKEQGIAPQRLSLSNTLNMYWTVAQMVAHHSVNGCKLQAGDLFGTGTLSGPQPGQLGSLLEMTEGGKRAVELPNGETRTFLEAGDEVILKARCRKEGEVSIGFGECRGVVVG is encoded by the coding sequence ATGAGCACTTCACAGCACCTGCGCAGCTGGGTTGCCAGCGCCAACGACCATCCCGACTTTCCCCTGCAAAACCTGCCCTTGGGCGTGTTCAGTCGCCCCGGTTTCGGTAAGCGCGGCGGCGTCGCGATCGGCGATTTCATTCTGGACCTGCAAACGGCCCTGGAGGCCAGCCTGTTCAACGGCGCCGCGCGCGTGGCCGTCGAAGCCGCCAGCCAGGGGCAACTGAACGACTTTTTCGCCCTGGGCGGTTCGTCCCGGCAGGCGTTGCGCCATGAACTGCTGCACCTGCTCGAGGAAAAAAGCCTGCAACGTGAGCGCTTGCAGGCCATGGGCGAGCGTCTGCTGGTGCCGATGGCTGACTGCAAGATGCACATGCCGGCGCAGGTCGGCGACTACACTGATTTCTACGTCGGCATTCATCACGCGATGAACGTCGGCAAGCTGTTCCGCCCGGACAATCCGCTGTTGCCGAACTACAAATACGTACCGATTGCCTACCACGGGCGGGCCTCGACCCTGGGTGTGTCCGGGATGCCGGTCAAGCGCCCCAGCGGGCAAACCTTGAAGCCGGGTGCCGAGGCGCCGGATTTCGGGCCGAGCAAACGTCTGGATTACGAACTGGAAGTGGGCGTGTGGATCGGGCAGGGCAACGAGGCGGGCGAGCCTGTCCCCATCGGCAGGGCGGGCGAGCACATCGCCGGTTTCTGTCTGTTGAACGATTGGTCGGCCCGGGACCTGCAAGCCTGGGAATACCAGCCGCTGGGGCCGTTTCTGTCGAAGAGTTTTGCGACGAGCATTTCGCCGTGGGTGGTCACGGCCGAGGCGCTGGCGCCATTTAGTGCGGCCCAGCCAGCGCGTCCCGAGGGTGACCCGCCGCCGATGGCTTATCTGTTCGACGAGCAGGATCAGGCCGGCGGCGCGCTGGACATCGAGCTGGAAGTGCTGCTGCTCACCGCGCGGATGAAAGAGCAGGGTATCGCGCCCCAGCGTCTGTCCCTGAGCAACACGTTGAACATGTACTGGACCGTTGCGCAGATGGTGGCCCACCACAGCGTCAACGGCTGCAAGCTGCAAGCCGGCGATCTGTTCGGCACCGGCACCTTGTCAGGCCCGCAGCCCGGCCAGCTTGGCAGCCTGCTGGAAATGACCGAAGGCGGAAAGCGCGCCGTAGAATTGCCCAACGGCGAGACGCGAACCTTTCTGGAGGCCGGCGATGAGGTGATCCTCAAAGCGCGCTGCCGTAAGGAGGGCGAAGTGAGTATCGGCTTTGGCGAGTGCCGTGGGGTGGTGGTGGGCTAA
- a CDS encoding N-acyl-D-amino-acid deacylase family protein, which translates to MLYDLIIRDALVIDGSDTPGYRADVALRDGRIQRIGDLHDVSAREEINAAGRVLAPGFIDVHTHDDTVVIRQPAMLPKITQGVTTVIVGNCGISASPVSLAGDPPDPMNLLGPAAAFVYPRFIDYRNAVDAARPAVNVAALIGHTALRSNHMDDLFRTARADEISAMRGQLRDSLADGALGLSTGLAYASAFSAETDEVKQLAEELTACGAVYTTHLRSEFEPVLEAMDEAFAIGRHARSPVVISHMKCAGAGNWGRSPQLLASLENAALSHPVGCDCYPYAASSSTLDLKQVTDAFPITITWSTPHPEQGGRELKDIAADWGLSLGDAARKLQPAGAVYYGMDENDVQRIMKHPLSMIGSDGLPEDPFPHPRLWGAFPRVLGHFSRDLGLFPLHTAVHKMTGLTATRFGLHDRGFVREGYCADLVLFNADTVRDVADFKEPKRAAEGIDAVWVNGHLSYAEGKPQGERQGRFLPRSGSLVGGFG; encoded by the coding sequence ATGCTTTACGACCTGATCATTCGCGACGCGCTGGTGATCGACGGCAGCGATACGCCCGGCTACCGCGCTGATGTAGCCCTCCGCGACGGCCGCATCCAGCGCATCGGTGACCTCCACGACGTCTCCGCCCGCGAAGAAATCAACGCCGCCGGCCGCGTGCTGGCGCCGGGTTTCATCGACGTGCACACCCACGACGACACCGTGGTGATTCGTCAGCCGGCGATGCTGCCGAAAATCACCCAGGGCGTGACCACGGTGATTGTCGGCAACTGCGGCATCAGCGCCTCGCCCGTTTCGCTGGCGGGCGACCCGCCGGATCCGATGAACCTGCTGGGCCCCGCCGCTGCATTCGTTTATCCGCGCTTTATCGATTACCGCAACGCAGTGGACGCGGCGCGTCCGGCGGTCAACGTGGCGGCGCTGATCGGCCACACCGCGCTGCGCAGCAATCACATGGACGATCTTTTTCGAACGGCGCGCGCTGATGAAATCAGCGCCATGCGCGGGCAATTGCGCGACAGCCTGGCGGATGGCGCGCTGGGCCTGTCCACCGGTCTGGCCTATGCCTCGGCTTTCTCGGCCGAAACCGACGAAGTGAAACAGCTGGCCGAGGAGCTGACGGCGTGCGGCGCGGTGTACACGACGCACCTGCGCAGCGAGTTCGAGCCGGTGCTGGAGGCCATGGACGAGGCGTTCGCGATCGGCCGTCACGCCAGATCCCCGGTGGTGATCTCCCACATGAAATGCGCAGGCGCAGGCAACTGGGGTCGCAGTCCGCAGCTGCTGGCCTCATTGGAAAACGCCGCGCTGAGCCACCCGGTGGGCTGCGATTGCTACCCCTATGCGGCCAGTTCTTCGACGCTGGATTTGAAACAGGTCACGGACGCATTTCCGATCACCATCACCTGGTCGACGCCGCACCCGGAACAGGGCGGCCGCGAGTTGAAAGACATTGCCGCCGACTGGGGGCTTTCACTGGGGGACGCCGCCCGAAAACTGCAGCCGGCCGGCGCCGTGTATTACGGCATGGATGAGAATGACGTGCAGCGGATCATGAAGCACCCGCTGTCGATGATCGGTTCCGACGGCCTGCCGGAAGACCCGTTTCCGCACCCGCGCCTGTGGGGTGCATTTCCACGGGTGCTGGGGCATTTCAGTCGGGATCTGGGGCTGTTCCCGCTGCACACCGCCGTGCACAAGATGACCGGACTGACCGCCACACGCTTCGGGCTGCATGATCGTGGCTTCGTGCGAGAAGGGTATTGCGCGGACCTGGTGCTGTTCAACGCCGACACCGTGCGCGATGTGGCGGATTTCAAAGAGCCAAAGCGCGCGGCCGAGGGGATCGATGCGGTCTGGGTGAACGGGCATTTGAGTTACGCGGAAGGCAAACCGCAGGGGGAGCGGCAAGGGAGGTTCTTGCCGCGCAGTGGATCTCTGGTGGGTGGGTTTGGTTAA